In Amycolatopsis endophytica, the following are encoded in one genomic region:
- a CDS encoding acid phosphatase — MDHELFLFRHGQTEWSVNGKHTGRTDIPLTPAGENQARAAGLTLQSLRKGPALVLTSPRQRAVRTAELAGLPIDEQTEDLAEWDYGDYEGVTTPEIREKVPDWTVWTHGMPGGETAEQVTARADALLARVRAALADTEVILVGHGHFSRVLIARWIGLPATAGVHFGLDPAGVTVLGDERGEPKIENLNIPPS; from the coding sequence GTGGACCACGAGCTCTTCCTCTTCCGCCACGGGCAGACCGAGTGGTCGGTGAACGGCAAGCACACCGGCCGCACCGACATCCCGCTCACCCCCGCCGGGGAGAACCAGGCGCGCGCGGCCGGCCTGACCCTGCAGTCGCTGCGCAAGGGGCCCGCGCTGGTCCTGACCAGCCCGCGGCAACGCGCGGTGCGCACCGCCGAGCTGGCCGGGCTGCCGATCGACGAGCAGACCGAGGACCTCGCCGAGTGGGACTACGGCGACTACGAGGGCGTCACCACCCCGGAGATCCGCGAAAAGGTGCCGGACTGGACCGTGTGGACACATGGGATGCCCGGCGGCGAGACCGCCGAGCAGGTGACCGCGCGGGCGGACGCGCTGCTGGCGCGGGTGCGGGCCGCGCTGGCCGACACCGAGGTGATCCTGGTGGGGCACGGTCATTTCAGCCGGGTGCTGATCGCGCGCTGGATCGGGCTGCCCGCCACCGCCGGCGTCCACTTCGGACTCGACCCGGCCGGCGTCACGGTACTCGGCGACGAACGCGGCGAGCCCAAGATCGAAAATCTGAACATCCCACCGTCCTGA
- a CDS encoding hotdog fold domain-containing protein — translation MVSTYSLWRRLSALPGGGRLFSTAICLRVPYFGSVLPTVRELRPGYCEVTAPKWWGVHNHIGTFHAIAACNLAEIAMGMLAESTLPATHRWLPKGMDVRYLAKAETGLRAVAELPEIPEFGDEGVELPVPVVISDKAGTPVVAATITIWVTRRRQ, via the coding sequence GTGGTTTCCACTTACTCGTTGTGGCGGCGGCTGAGCGCGCTGCCCGGTGGCGGACGGTTGTTCTCGACGGCGATCTGCCTGCGTGTGCCCTATTTCGGGTCGGTTCTGCCGACTGTCAGGGAGCTGCGTCCCGGCTACTGCGAGGTGACCGCGCCGAAGTGGTGGGGTGTCCACAACCACATCGGTACTTTCCACGCGATCGCGGCATGCAACCTCGCGGAGATCGCGATGGGCATGCTCGCCGAGTCGACGCTGCCCGCCACGCACCGCTGGCTACCCAAGGGCATGGACGTGCGCTACCTGGCGAAGGCGGAGACGGGTCTGCGCGCGGTCGCCGAGCTGCCGGAGATCCCGGAGTTCGGGGACGAGGGCGTGGAGCTGCCGGTGCCGGTCGTCATCAGTGACAAGGCGGGCACGCCCGTCGTCGCCGCGACCATCACGATCTGGGTGACCCGAAGGCGTCAGTAG